In Thermobaculum terrenum ATCC BAA-798, the DNA window ACAGGACTGTCTAAAGGTCGCGGGGGTTCTATGCACCTGTTTGACAAAAAGCATAGACTCTACGGAGGCTACGGTATTGTAGGAGGACACTTACCCTTAGCTGTGGGTGCTGCCATGGCGATCGAATATAAAGGTGAGGACAGTATTGTGATGTGCCTCTTTGGTGAGGGTGCAACCAATATAGGTGCTTTCCATGAGGCGCTCAACCTGGCTAAGGTGTATCATCTGCCAGTGTTGTTCTTCTGCGTCAATAACCAGTACGCAATGGGCGCACGTGTTGATGAAGATTCCGCAGTTCCTGAGATGTGGATGAAAGCATGCGCTTATAATATGCCGGCGGAGAAGGTAGATGGCATGGACCTCTTCGCAGTACGCGAGGTCACCCAGCGCATGGTGGAGAAGGTAAGAGAAACCCGTGAACCAATGTTTCTTGAGGCTATAACCTATAGGTTTAGAGGTCACTCCATGGCCGATGCTGGCAGATATAGAACGCAGGAAGAGGTCAAGCAGTGGATGCAAAGAGATCCGATACATTTGACCGCTCGTAGGCTCGAGGAGATGGGTGTTCTGGATAGCGAGCTTAAGGCTAAGATAGAGTCCGAAGTTGAACAGGAAATAGAAGAGGCAACAAAGTTCGCTATAGAGAGTCCTGACCCTGATGTCAGCGATCTTTACAAATACGTATATACAGAGGACGGTGAGTAATTGGCTGTCAAGACCTATCGCGAAGCACTCAACGAAGCTCTTAGAGAGGAGATGGAACGCGATCCCAATGTCTTCATCATAGGAGAAGACGTTGGGAAGTTTGAAGGAGCATATAGAGTAACTCAAGGGCTTTTAGCTCAGTTCGGACCTAAGAGAGTCAGAGACGCCCCCATATCAGAAACAGGCTTCCTTGGGGCTGGTATAGGGGCCGCGATGCTTGGCCTGAGGCCGGTAGTGGAGTTCATGACCATAAACTTTATCCTCGTGGCCATGGATCAAGTCATCAACCACGCAGCCAAGATACGCTACATGTTCGGTGGCGAAGTATCCGTACCTATGGTTATACGTGCTCCAGGTGGTGCAGGCCAGCAGCTGACTGCCCAGCACTCACAGAGTTTCGAGGTATGGTTTGCTCACACACCAGGGCTAAAGGTCATGGCTCCATCGAGTCCCTCTGATGCAAAGGGGATGCTCAAGACCGCTATAAGAGACCCAGACCCTGTCTTCTTCCTGGAGAACTTAGCTCTCTATAACACTAAGGGCGAAGTTCCTGAGGGAGAATATACTGTGCCTCTAGGCAAGGCTGACGTAAAACGTCAAGGCACAGACGTAACTCTTATCTCCCACTCAAGGGCCGTGAACTGGTGCTTGCAAGCAGCGCAACAGCTTGAGAAAGAGGGCGTGAGCGTGGAGGTAGTAGACCTTAGGTCGTTAAGACCTCTCGACATGGAGACGGTAATAGAGTCCGTGAAGAAGACCAATAGAGCAGTCACAGTAGAGGAAGGATGGCTGAGCTTTGGCGTGGGGGCGGAGGTAGCCAGCAGACTAATGGAGCAGGCTTTTGACTACTTAGACGCCCCAGTACTAAGAGTTGGTGGAGCAGAGGTGCCAATGCCCTATGCCAAACCCCTGGAGAGGGCCGCTATGCCCTCAGTAGACAAGATAGTTGCGAGAGTCAGAGAAGTACTCGAGTAAAGCATATTTGAGATCAGGAGTGAATTGCTGATATGAACCTAACGATGCCTAGACTTAGCGATACCATGGAGGAAGGCACCGTAGGTAAGTGGCTCAAGAAAGAAGGTGACTCCTTCAAAAAAGGTGAGGCAATAGCCGAGATACAGACAGATAAAGCTAACATGGAGCTTGAGGCCTTTCAGGATGGAGTCATTGAGAAGATACTCGTCCAGGAAGGACAAACCGTACCAGTAGGAGAGCCAATAGCAATCATCCGCTCACCATCGGAGGCGCCAGGACCTTCTGAGACACCCACTACAGAAGAACCAAAGCATGAAACTAAACCCCAAGAGCCTGTGCAGGAGCAAACTCCTCAGCCAGCTGAAAGCCCGATTCCGATCGCTCCGCGTGAGGAGGCGGGGACTGCTGGCCCTCAAGGCCGTATAAAGGCTTCGCCTCTTGCTCGACGTATCGCACAGGAACTAGGTATAGACCTTGCCACCGTCAAAGGTACAGGCCCTAACGGCAGGATCAAGAGAGAAGATGTAGAGAGAGCAGCTGCATCAAGGACTCAGGCACCCAAAGTTGAAGAGATACCTGCCGCAGAGGCAGCACCACCCAGCAGAGTAGAGCCCTTTACTCGCATTCAGAGCATCATCGCTCAGAGGATGGTGCAAAGCAAGACGCAGGTACCACACATCTATATCACTATTGAATTGGATATGTCTAAGGCCATAGCTTTGCGACAGGAGATCAATCAGTTAGGTGAGCCACCTGTAAGCTTCAACGATATGGTTATAAAGGCCTGTGGCTTGGCGCTGCGTAACTATCCGTTAGCTAATGCCTCTTATGTTGATGGAGGTATAAAGTATAACGAACAAGTAAATGTGGGCTTTGCCGTAGCTACTAAAGGGGCTCTGTATGTCCCTGTAATAAGAGATGCTGACAAGAAGAACCTCAGGCAGATAGCTGCTGAAACCAGGGCTCTGATAAACAAAGCTAGAGAAAATAAGCTCAGCCCCCAGGATCTGTCTGGAGGAACATTCACAGTATCTAATCTGGGAATGTATGGTGTTGAGGAGTTTCAAGCCGTAGTTAACCAGCCTGAGGCTGCGATTCTTGCAGTTGGGGCAATCACCCAGAAGCCGGTCGTGCAGGATGGACAGATAGTTATAGGTAATCGTATGAGAGTAACTCTCTCAGCGGATCATCGTGTTCTGTACGGAGCCGACGCAGCAGAGTTTCTCAATGAGTTAAGGAAGTTCCTGGAAAATCCTCTGCTGCTGGCCTTCTAAGGAATACGATAAACCGGTGATGGGTGGGTAGCATGTTTGGAGGTAAATATAATGGCAACCACCCAAGATGAAATCTCCGCAACTAATTCCCAGGACCGCCATACAGAACTCGGGCTAACCGCCGAAGACTTGAAGAAGATGTACCGTCTTATGGTACTTGCGCGCACACTCGACGAGCGCATGTGGATACTCAACAGACAGGGCAAAGTACACTTCGTTATATCAGGGCAGGGGCAGGAAGGAGCTCAGATAGGGACAGCTTATGCTCTAAGACCTGGAGTGGACTTTTTCGTCCCGTATTACCGTGATCTGACAGTTTGCCTGTACGCTGGTGTAACGCCAAGAGAGATCATGCTGTCCCTATTTGCGCGAGCTGATGACCCAGCTAGCGGAGGCAGACAGATGCCGGGTCATTACAGCTACAAACCGCTGAAGATCGTAACGGGATCGAGCCCTATCGCCACCCAGATACCTCATGCCGTGGGCATAGCACTGGCATCCAAGATCAAGAATGAAGATGTCGTCACTGCTGTATGGTTTGGAGAGGCAGCAAGCAGCAAAGGTGATTTCCATGAGGGTCTTAATTTTGCAGGCGTGATAAAGGCTCCCGTCATATTTATATGCGAGAACAACCATTACGCTATCTCTGTTCCCCAAAACAAACAGATGGCCGTTCCCAATGTGGCAGACAAAGCCTGTGCATATGGCTTTCCAGGCGTAGTAACTGACGGCAATGACGTCTTGGATGTATACAAAGCCATGAAGGCTGCTGTTGAAAGAGCAAGAGCTGGTGAAGGTCCGACACTTATAGAATGTAAAACTTATAGGATAGTACCCCATTCCTCAGATGATGATGAGAGCCGATACAGAACCAAGGTAGAAGTTGAGGAATGGAAGAGAAAGGGACCTATCGAAAGGCTACGAACCTACATGCAGGCCCAGGGTATATGGTCCGAAGAATTCGAAAATCAGGTAAAGAGCGAGGCATTGTCAATCGTAGATGATGCTACTAGATTCGCAGAGCAAGCCTCCCCTCCATCTCCATCATCACTACTTAGGCATGTTTTTGCTGAGGAGGCAAAATGAATGGCAACCAAAACCGTCATACAGACTATTAGAGACACCTTGTTTGAGGAGATGGAGCGCGATGAAAGAATCATAATCCTTGGGGAAGATGTCGGTCTGGCTGGTGGAGTATTCGGAGCTACGAAAGGCTTACAAGAAAGATTTGGAGAATGGCGAGTGATCGATACTCCCCTGGCAGAATCGGCCATCATAGGTACGGCGATTGGAGCAGCCTTAAACGGTTTACTCCCCATTCCAGAGATACAATTCGCAGATTTTATACACCCGGCTTTTGATCAGATAGTAAACGAAGCCGCTCGCATACGTTACAGATCTAATGGCGCATGGAATGTACAGATGGTTATACGCTGCCCTTGGGGCGGTGGTATTCATGGAGCGCTCTATCATTCTCAGAGCGTAGAGGCCTTTTTCACTCATGTTCCAGGGCTAAAAGTCGTTGCTCCAAGCACTCCATACGACGTAGCAGGACTGCTCCGTAGCTCGATAGATGACCCGGATCCCGTATTATTTCTAGAACACAAGAAGACCTACAGGTTGATAAAGGGAGAGGTACCTGAGGGAAGCCGATTCAAAGTACCTATAGGCAAAGCCAAAGTCGTGCGTCAAGGGAGTGACGTGAGCGTATTTGCATACGGGCTCATGGTTCATCAATCACTGGAAGCTGCCAACTTACTCTCGAACGAGGGGATAGAAGCCGAGGTGATTGACCTTAGGACTCTATCGCCTCTAGATAAGGAAACTATCTTAAACTCTGTGGCCAAGACAGGCAAAGCCTTGATAGTCCACGAAGATAACATCACTGGTGGTTTCGGGGCTGAGGTGGCGGCAATTATAGCTTCAGAAGGATTCGAGTATATGGACGGCCCCATCACCCGCCTGGCAGGACCAGATGTACCTGCTATTCCATTCGCTAGCACCCTCGAAGAAGCATTCTTACCAAACACCTATAAAATAGCGGAGGCTATTCGTAACCTTGCCAAGTACTAAACCACTAGCTTGCCTATATATGAGGAGTCAGTATGCGTATCACCATGCCACAGCTAGGGGAAAGCGTCGTAGAAGGTACTATCGGTAAGTGGTTCAAGAAGGAGGGGGAAACCGTTCAGGAATATGAACCCCTTCTCGAGGTTATCACTGACAAGGTCAGTGCCGATTACCCCTCGCCAATCACAGGCAAAATAGTCAAGATACTGGTTCCTGAGGGGCAAACTGTGCCAGTAGGCACAGAGATAGCCGAAGTAGAAATCATCTCCGAAAAGGAGCCAGAAGCAACTGCAGCTAGCACTCGCTCTGAGCCTGACGAATCGGCTCAACAGCAGGATACCTTGACCGTTCACCTAACTAGGGATAAGGGTAAGCCTCATAGGTACTCCCCAGCTGTAAGAAGGCTTGCTGAAGAATACAAGCTGGATCTTTCAAAGATCAAGGGGTCTGGATTAGGGGGCAGGGTTACTAAGAAAGATGTCGAGTCTTATATAAACACCCTGGAAAGCATTAAGAGGAACGAACCTGAAGGCGCTAAGGTCGCAGCTTACAAGCCTCAAGAGATTGCACCCAAGCCTTTGCATATGCTTCCAGGGGATGAGATTATACCCCTGACTCACATGAGGCGAGCTATAGCTGATCACATGGTGCAAAGCGTCTATACGGCTCCGCATGTCACAGCAGTCATAGAGGTGGATATGACCAGTATCGTACAGTATAGGGAAAGCATTAAGGACGCTTTCCAAAAACACGAAGGTATACCTATAACTTATCTCCCCTTTGTTGTGTCTGCCGTAGCACAAAGTCTAAGAGAGCATCCAATACTCAACTCTTCCTGGAGCGACGAGGGTATAGTACTACATAAGCAGATAAACATAGGCATAGCTGTGGCCTTAGAAGACGGTCTGCTAGTACCGGTGATCAAGCAAGCTGATGAGAAAAATATCGTTGGCCTAGCAAGGACTATCTACGAGTTATCTAATAAAGCTAGGGCAGGTAAGCTATCTCCTGAAGACGTCCAGGGTGGTACATTCACAGTAAACAACCCTGGGACATTTGGCACGATAATATCGACTCCAATTATAGTGCAGCCTCAGGCTGCTATACTGACCATGGAGGCTATAATCAAGCGTCCAGTAGTAATTAACGATGCTATAGCAATACGTTCTATGATGTATATGTGCTTATCATTCGATCACAGAATCCTGGATGGCCTACAGGCAGCCAGGTTCCTGCAAAGCGTAA includes these proteins:
- a CDS encoding dihydrolipoamide acetyltransferase family protein, with product MNLTMPRLSDTMEEGTVGKWLKKEGDSFKKGEAIAEIQTDKANMELEAFQDGVIEKILVQEGQTVPVGEPIAIIRSPSEAPGPSETPTTEEPKHETKPQEPVQEQTPQPAESPIPIAPREEAGTAGPQGRIKASPLARRIAQELGIDLATVKGTGPNGRIKREDVERAAASRTQAPKVEEIPAAEAAPPSRVEPFTRIQSIIAQRMVQSKTQVPHIYITIELDMSKAIALRQEINQLGEPPVSFNDMVIKACGLALRNYPLANASYVDGGIKYNEQVNVGFAVATKGALYVPVIRDADKKNLRQIAAETRALINKARENKLSPQDLSGGTFTVSNLGMYGVEEFQAVVNQPEAAILAVGAITQKPVVQDGQIVIGNRMRVTLSADHRVLYGADAAEFLNELRKFLENPLLLAF
- a CDS encoding pyruvate dehydrogenase complex E1 component subunit beta gives rise to the protein MAVKTYREALNEALREEMERDPNVFIIGEDVGKFEGAYRVTQGLLAQFGPKRVRDAPISETGFLGAGIGAAMLGLRPVVEFMTINFILVAMDQVINHAAKIRYMFGGEVSVPMVIRAPGGAGQQLTAQHSQSFEVWFAHTPGLKVMAPSSPSDAKGMLKTAIRDPDPVFFLENLALYNTKGEVPEGEYTVPLGKADVKRQGTDVTLISHSRAVNWCLQAAQQLEKEGVSVEVVDLRSLRPLDMETVIESVKKTNRAVTVEEGWLSFGVGAEVASRLMEQAFDYLDAPVLRVGGAEVPMPYAKPLERAAMPSVDKIVARVREVLE
- a CDS encoding thiamine pyrophosphate-dependent dehydrogenase E1 component subunit alpha, yielding MATTQDEISATNSQDRHTELGLTAEDLKKMYRLMVLARTLDERMWILNRQGKVHFVISGQGQEGAQIGTAYALRPGVDFFVPYYRDLTVCLYAGVTPREIMLSLFARADDPASGGRQMPGHYSYKPLKIVTGSSPIATQIPHAVGIALASKIKNEDVVTAVWFGEAASSKGDFHEGLNFAGVIKAPVIFICENNHYAISVPQNKQMAVPNVADKACAYGFPGVVTDGNDVLDVYKAMKAAVERARAGEGPTLIECKTYRIVPHSSDDDESRYRTKVEVEEWKRKGPIERLRTYMQAQGIWSEEFENQVKSEALSIVDDATRFAEQASPPSPSSLLRHVFAEEAK
- the pdhA gene encoding pyruvate dehydrogenase (acetyl-transferring) E1 component subunit alpha; this encodes METRTENKEQLLELYRKMLLIRHFEERAAQLYTQAYIGGYCHLNVGEEATVVGALTSIREDDYVFTYYREHGHALTLGSDPKAVMAELCGKVTGLSKGRGGSMHLFDKKHRLYGGYGIVGGHLPLAVGAAMAIEYKGEDSIVMCLFGEGATNIGAFHEALNLAKVYHLPVLFFCVNNQYAMGARVDEDSAVPEMWMKACAYNMPAEKVDGMDLFAVREVTQRMVEKVRETREPMFLEAITYRFRGHSMADAGRYRTQEEVKQWMQRDPIHLTARRLEEMGVLDSELKAKIESEVEQEIEEATKFAIESPDPDVSDLYKYVYTEDGE
- a CDS encoding alpha-ketoacid dehydrogenase subunit beta, which gives rise to MATKTVIQTIRDTLFEEMERDERIIILGEDVGLAGGVFGATKGLQERFGEWRVIDTPLAESAIIGTAIGAALNGLLPIPEIQFADFIHPAFDQIVNEAARIRYRSNGAWNVQMVIRCPWGGGIHGALYHSQSVEAFFTHVPGLKVVAPSTPYDVAGLLRSSIDDPDPVLFLEHKKTYRLIKGEVPEGSRFKVPIGKAKVVRQGSDVSVFAYGLMVHQSLEAANLLSNEGIEAEVIDLRTLSPLDKETILNSVAKTGKALIVHEDNITGGFGAEVAAIIASEGFEYMDGPITRLAGPDVPAIPFASTLEEAFLPNTYKIAEAIRNLAKY
- a CDS encoding dihydrolipoamide acetyltransferase family protein, with protein sequence MRITMPQLGESVVEGTIGKWFKKEGETVQEYEPLLEVITDKVSADYPSPITGKIVKILVPEGQTVPVGTEIAEVEIISEKEPEATAASTRSEPDESAQQQDTLTVHLTRDKGKPHRYSPAVRRLAEEYKLDLSKIKGSGLGGRVTKKDVESYINTLESIKRNEPEGAKVAAYKPQEIAPKPLHMLPGDEIIPLTHMRRAIADHMVQSVYTAPHVTAVIEVDMTSIVQYRESIKDAFQKHEGIPITYLPFVVSAVAQSLREHPILNSSWSDEGIVLHKQINIGIAVALEDGLLVPVIKQADEKNIVGLARTIYELSNKARAGKLSPEDVQGGTFTVNNPGTFGTIISTPIIVQPQAAILTMEAIIKRPVVINDAIAIRSMMYMCLSFDHRILDGLQAARFLQSVKKKLETFDPDKLGVGYR